DNA from Prosthecobacter fusiformis:
TGCTGACGACTGCGAAAACCGCACTCGGCGTCAGCCTGCTTCCAGGATTGTCATCAAAGATGGCCGCTGCTGAAGGCGCATCCGTTTCTGGCCCTGGTACGGCTGGTTTTGGCAAGGCCAAGCATGTCATCTTCCTCTGGATGAATGGCGGCATGACCCACCTGGATACTTTTGACCCGAAAACCGGTGCGACCAAAGGCCCAGGCGAAGCCATCAAGGCCAAGGCTGAAGGCATCGATTACCTCGGCGGTTACCTGCCAAAGCTGGCTGAGAACGCCAGCAAGCTCTCCATCATTCGCTCCATGTCTTCCAAGACTGGTGTGCATGAATCCGGTACCTACATCATGAAGACCGGGTATGAGCCCCGCAGCACCATTGTGCATCCTTGCATGGGCGTCTGGGCTACTCATTTCCTGGGTAACATCAAAGGCGTGACCCTGCCGGATAGCGTGATCGTCAACAGCGGCAGTGCTTATCCTGGCGCTGGCTTCTTCCCACCGGCCATGTCTCCGATCCCGATCTCCAATCCTGAGACCGGTCTTCAGAACATCAAGCCAACCACGGATGACTCCATGTTCGGCAAGCGCATCGGCCTCATGAATGAGTTCGATTCCTCCTTCCGCAAGAAGTTCCAGACGGAAGACGTGAAGGCCTATACCGAGTTCTATGATGAAACGCTGAAACTCATGAAGAGCGAAGACCTCAAAGCCTTCGACCTCACTCAGGAAACGGCTGAGACCCGTGAGAAGTATGGCCGCACCAACTTCGGCCAGGGCTGTCTCCTTGCCCGCCGTCTGGTGGAAAGCGGTGTCCGCTTTGTGGAAGTGCAGATGGGTGGCTGGGACATGCACAACACCATTGATAACGGCATGACCAACAACGGCACCACCTTGGATAACGGCTTCGCCGCCCTGATCCAGGACCTGGACGCCAAAGGCCTGCTGGATTCCACCCTTGTGGTCCTCGGTTCTGAGTTCGGTCGCACGCCGGATATCAACGAGAACGATGGTCGTGACCATTATCCTCTGGCTTACTCCACGGTCTTTGCCGGTGGTGGCACCAAGCGCGGCTTCGCCTATGGCGCGACCGACAAGGAAGGCCGTCGTCCTGCTGACAAGCAGACCAGCCCTCAGGACTTCCTGGCTACTATCGGTCATGCGATGGGTCTGCCTGTGGACGAAGTCGTCATGTCCCCTTCCAACCGCCCCTTCACCGTGGCGGACAAGGGCACCCCAGTGGTGGACCTCTTCGCCTAATCCGTATACGGTTTTATCCAAAACACCCGGTCACATGGCCGGGTGTTTTTGTGTCAGGAAGCCTCAAAAGGACAAAGAAAAGCCCCAAACACACAGGGGTGCTTGGGGCTGGTGATTCGGGTGGTTGGAAACCTCCGTATCTATACCTATTAAGCGGCGATGGCTGCGGCTTTGTCTTCAGGCTCGATCAGGCCGTATTCGCCATCTTTCCGGCGGAACATGATGGCCAGGCGGTGGGTGGTCTGGTTATGGAAGACGACGAATGGACGGTCGTTGATCTCCAGGTCCATGATGGCTTCATCCGGGTATAGGGGGCGCACTTTATACTGCTCCTGATGGATGTAGGAATGCTCCACGGTCTCCACTTCGCCATGAAGGTCGTCTGCATGGAAGACTTTCTGTTCCAGGTGACGGATGCTCCCATCCTTACGGGGGCGATGGCTCTTCAGGAGGCGGGTCTTGAACTTGCGCATCCGGCGCGCGATCTTGGAGATCGATTCGTCGATGGACGCATAGATGTCTTCGGTCGTGCTCTTGACTTCGATATGGATGTGGTCAGCACAGAAGAGGATGATCTCGGCGATCTGACGGTGATGCTCAACGTCCAGAATGATCTTGGCTTCGATGATGCGCGGGTAGTCGAGGTGGAGGCTTTCGATCTTTTTGTGAGAGTATTCGCGAATGGCGTCGGTGATCTCGATATGACGGCCAGTGACGACGATCGGCAGGTTCACGTTGTGTTTTTGCATGGTATGTATCCTCCTATTTGGGGTTGGTTGGAAAAAGGGTTGGGGAAAAAGGCTGCTTACATGGTGAAGTCTTCGCCCAGGTAAAGGCGGCGGGCTTCGGGGTCATTGACGAGGAAATCTTTGGTGCCGTGGCGTCTCACCTGACCTTCGTAAATGAGGTAAGCACGGTCCACAATGTTGAGCGTTTCACGTACATTGTGATCGGTGATGAGGATGGCCAGGCCTGCACGGCGGAGCATGCGGATAATGTCCTGGATTTCGCTGACGGCGATGGGGTCGACTCCGCTAAAGGGCTCATCCAGCATGAGCAGCTTAGGTTCGGTGACGAGGCTGCGGGCGATGGTGAGGCGGCGCTTCTCACCACCGGAAAGGGTGAGGGCCAGATTGTCCGCCACATGGTCGATGCCGAATTTTTCCATGAGCTGCTGGCACTGGTCCTGCCGCTCCTGCTTGGTATAGTTCTGGGTCTCCATCACGGCCAGAATATTCTCCTTCACCGTTAGGCGGCGGAAGATGGATTCTTCCTGGGGCAAGTATCCCATTCCCAGTCGGGCGCGTTTGAACATGGGCTGCTCAGTGGCGTCATTGCCATCAAAGATGACCTTTCCGCCATTAGGACGCACCAGGCCGACGATCATATAAAAGGTGGTGGTCTTGCCAGCTCCGTTGGGGCCAAGGAGGCCGACGATCTCGCCCGATTTAACCTCGATATCCACGCCGTTGACGACAGCGCGGCCATCATAAACTTTTTTCAGGCCTTCGGTGTGCAGCAGGATGCTTCTTTCATCCTCTCCCTCTGAATGGGACGGGGATGATTGCATGACAGGGGCCGACTCCATGAAGGGAGGTGTGGTTTTGGGGGTGCGTGGACGCTTGGAACGTGCGGCTGACATGCCCGGTGAATAAATAAGTTACAGGTTGATGCGATGCCGGCAGGTCATTGATCTTCGTTGAGGATGACGGTGCGGGTGGGGCGGTTGGAGTTGAACTTGCCCTTTTGGTCAAAGGTCATGATCGTATCGGGACTGATGGCGCTCTGCATGACATTGCCAGTCTGCACCTGGGGATTGTCACGCATGGTGATGAGACCTGACACGCCGTCATACACAGCGTTGCGGCAAAAAGCGCGCTGAAGCTCCCCTTCGGGGCTGACCTTTTCGATCCTGACCATGGGGCCGGAGGCGATGGCTTTGTTGACTGGATTAGGCTTTTCAGCAGCGCCTTTTTTCTTAGACAGGATGGGGTCCGTTTTATTGGCCTGCGGTTCCTTTTTCTTGTTCTGCTCCTCTTGGTTGAGGTGGACGATGAGCTCCTCGCATTCGATGTAGAACTGAGGATGGCGGGCGCGGACGTTGCCTGTGTAGATGAGGATGCCTGTATCCGGATTAAAGACGGAATTGTCCGCCTCAATGACGACCACGGGTTTCCTGGCAGCGCTGGCTTCAGGAGGCGCATCGTTCAGCGGCTGGAGGAGCATGGGTTTTGGTCCCTCGGCGGCTGGTGGCTGGTCGGCAGGAGTGGTAGTGGCAGTTGTTCCAGCAGGGGGCGCATCTGCATTGGCCTCATTGCGTGCATCCAGCATCCGTTGAGCTTCGGGCAGCAGGGTCTTGGCGGCAGCTTTGGCCGCTTCAGCCGCCTGGGCCTTGATCTCCGGGGATTGCATGGCCGCTTTGGCGGCATCAGTCAGGTTCCCGGGCAGGTTACCCATCAGGCCCCTGGCGGTTTCCTTGGCTTTGTCCAGTTCGCCGTTGGACTGGGCTTGGCGCAGTTTTTCAGCGGCGTCCTGAAGCTGTTTTTTCTGGTCCGTCGTGGGGGTGGACATGCGCGTAGCGCCCTGTCCGCTGGCGGACAAAACCATGCAGCCCAGGGCCGTGGCGATGGTGAAGAGGGTTCTCATATCAGTTGGATGGTTGGTTTCCCTCCGTTTTGCCAGAGACCGGGTCCATGTCAAAGATCAATGTGCGGACATGTCCTTTCATGCTTCCGATGGAGTTGGCGGTATCGAAGACCATGGTGTCTCCTTCCATTTGAAAATCGGCCCGGGCCACCAGACTGCGCTCACCACTGCGGAGGATCTGATCCTGCATGTGGTAAATGGCGCTTTTGAGGTCCACGCGGAGGTTTTCTGCGGGATCTTCAGCATAGATTTCGACAACGACTTTTTCTGCGGACAGACGTTCTTCATCCAGGCGTGTGAGAGTATCCGCCGTGAGCAATGACGAGGGCTTGCCTTCGCTGAAGGAAGGGACAATGACGTTTTTGTTCACGAAACCAAGCGGGATCATTTTGCCGATGGCGCTCATGCCATCGGACTCTGCCGGGTCGGTGGTAGTTTGGGATAAGGCGATGGCGGAAAGGGCGACGAGACCCAGCATCAACCAGGGCCGCAAACTCAGGGTGGTGTCTGGCCTCATTTTAAGCTTCCTCCGTCACAAGGGTGTGAATGCGCCGCAGTTTTTCTACCACCATGGCAATGTCCGACATGGGGACCTGATTGGGGCCATCCGAGAAGGCTTTGGCTGGATTCGGGTGGGTTTCCATAAAGACGCCATCGCATCCGGCGGCTACCGCTGCACGGGCCAAGACGGGTGCCAGCTTGCCGTCGCCACCTGTGGTGGTGCCCAGGCCGCCCGGGCGTTGTACGGAATGAGTCGCGTCAAAAATGACCCGATAGCCCAGCTCCCGCATCCAGTATAGCGACCTCATATCCGTTACCAAGTTTTGATAACCAAACGTGGTTCCGCGTTCAGTAAAAAGAAAGTTTTCGCAGCCGGTGCTGATGAGTTTTTCGGCGATGTTTTTGACATCCCAGGGAGCCATGAATTGGCCTTTCTTCACGTTCACGGCGCGGCCGGTTTCTCCGGCGGTAAGGATGAGATCCGTCTGGCGGCTGAGGAAGGCAGGGATCTGCAGCAGGTCGATGTGCTCAGCGGCGATTTTGGCTTCTTCCGGGGAGTGCACATCGGTGGTGACGGGAACGCCCAGCTTCCGGCCGATTTCGGCAAGGATGCGGCAGCCGTCTTTGACGCCCAGGCCACGGTAGGAGCTGATGGCGCTGCGGTTGGCCTTGTCGTAAGAGGCTTTGAAGACCCATTTCAGCCGCAGGCTGTTGGCGATGGCTCCGAGGCGCTCGGCCACCTCCCAGATAAATTCCTCACTCTCGATGACGCAGGGACCGAGAATGAACAAAGGCTGCGTACCATCCACTGGCACGGAGCCCACCTTGACGACGGGGAGAGGGAGCATGAGATCAAATGTAACCGCGAGGCGGCATGTGCCATCCAGCGTTTCGCAGGATAGCGAGCCGAGTCCGTGCTGACAACCTGCAAGTGAGTCAGAAGGATGATCCGAAGGAAGGGTCTTGAGAGTGGATTTCACGCAGGCCAGTATCACTGCCACTTGGCGACTTTTGAAAAGATGGGGAAATGGGGAGAGATTTCATTTTTCCCCATTTGGGGATTTGGCGGCTAATGTCTTGGAAATCAGTGGTTTGTGATGGGGATGAGTTTCCCCATGGATTCCCCCACGGGGAATTTTTGGGGGATGAAATGGGGGCGGATCGCCCGATGCGAGGCAGGGGAGATGAATTCGGCAGTTTCATTGAGCGCAGGGTCATGAGGCCAAGCTTGTGGATGTGGGCGGCAATCCCAATGCCGTCGCTGTGAATTTCGACGGCCTGCCTGGGCTGCACAAGGCGAGAGCACCCCCACTTGCGCTAAGTGGAGAATAAAGTTGGGCACCTGTGCCTGGGTATCATTCTTTAGGATTTCGGTACATTGAGGTCATTGCCCTCCTTTGTGCCGACGGTGATGCTGCGGAGGCGCTCTTTGGGAATGATGATGGTGTAGTCATTCCGGTTTTTGAGGCTGAGAACAACCCATGCTGGGTAAACCTCCACCCAGGGGTCTTCTTTGATGGAAGTGCTGGCTCCCGGCAGGCCTTTATCGAAACGGGTGTATCCATGAACAGAATCTTTGTGATCCAGGTAATAGATGGATTCGACGCGCCCTGAAAACAGCCGATCCGGTGACTTGCCGCAACTCATCGGCAGAAACAGCAGGGGCAGCAAAATCAGGGCTTTCATAACGGAAGTGGGCAGACGGGGAATTCCACCGTCTTATCACAACGGCAGGAACTCGTCGAGAATGTCTATCAGTGATTCCCGTGTGACGGGGCCACGGTGACCCAGGCTATTTTAACTTGTCTTGCGGCTCTCACCTGAATGTAATGCCTGCATGAGTGAAGACGAACCCAAAAAGGGCTGGGGATGCATGCAGTGGGGGGCTGTGTTGGGAGTCATCATTCTACTTGTTGGCTTTTTCAGCTCTATCGGCAGCAGTCTCGTTACTAGGAGTCGTCAAATGATAGGTGCCAGCAATGCTGGCCAGATTGTGGGGCTGCTGCTGACTTACGCCAGTGAGTATAACGGTGTCTTCCCTGACCATGGGAAAGACCTTACCAAGCTGACGTCCAATGACGTCTTTCGGGTATTGTTTAAAGAGGGTCTCATTCAGGATGAAACGATCTTTGGTTGCCCGCTGTCAGGAGTCTTGCCGGATAAAAATTTCGGCGCGGCACCTGATTACGCGCAGGCTCTGATGCCGGGGGAGAATCATTGGATGTTCACGGCAGGTCTCAGCGCGACCGCACCTTCGCATTACCCGCTGGTGATGGAGGATGCCGTCACTTCTACCTGGCCACCCCAGTGGAGCCCCTCTTCAAAATCGTTCTTTAGTTTCGCGCCACCTAAGAATCGTCCTTCCGGTTCTGCATGGAAGGATGGCAGCATTCTTGCCGCTTTCAATGATGGCTCCGTGCAGCCGGTGAAGCTAACGCTCAAAAACGGAATTTTGAGCCTTCCCAAAAGTGTCCTGAAACCCGAGGGGAAAACGCCCCTCCCTGAATTGAAGATTTTGGATGTTGAGTAATAATCTGTTAGGGGGGCGGGAGATTGATCCCAGTTTTCTGATTTCTAGTTATAATTTAGGTTAGGCTTGAAACACGGACGAGTTGTTGGCGTAATGGATTCTCTCATGAAAATCATTGCCAGCGTCTTTCTCTTGGTCCTCAGCGTTGCCGTTCCCCACCTCATCCATGCGGAGGAGTTCGATTCCCGCGATGCCATCGGGATCACCTCAGGCCGCAGCGTGGCTGCCGCTTTGAAGCGTGCGGAGAAAGAGAACAAGCAAGTTCTGGTCTTTGCGGTGGACGAGACCAAAAAGTCTCAGAGTTTCCACATCAAAGGGATGCTGGAGTTCGAGGAGACCAAACAACAGGTGCGCGATCACTTCATCCTCGTGGTCACTGATTTTAAGGACAAGAACATCAGGGCCATCGTGGCCAACGAGAGCACCGAACGGCCCTTCTACATCCTCTTCAACAAGGATGGCAGCGTCGTCCAAAAAGGCACAACTGCGATGGGCGGGACCCTGGGTGCCAAACTGGTGAAGGAATGGACGGAGAAGAAGTGAGGCTGGTACCAGGCCCCCTCCATACAGGGATGCAAGGGGGCGGTGTGTTCTCATGAAGGAGAGTGCGTATCGCGGTGGTTGCGCGCGGTCCGCACGATGTCATCAATGGCAGATTCGATTGCTCCGCGCATTACCTGTCTGTGCAGCCTGTTGTTTTCATCAGGAGCAAAACCGATGGTTTGGAAGGCATCGGATACATCTTTCCGCATCGTTTGGGAGTGACGTTGGAAAAGAGAGAGGCCGAAGGCGTGATTTTGGAAAGTGATATCAAGGGCGATGATGCACCTATCTGACAGTTTCCAGTTAAGATAAGCGCATGGAGTTTCGCTGCGGGTAGGATGATAACCCGGGTTGCTAAAAGGAGTCAGTTTACCTTTTTTATGCTTTTCTGAAAGCAGGTCCAGATACAGGACATAACTGTAAAGCTCGAAGTGTTTACTGCGTCCATCACGCCCTTCTAGAAGAGAAGCTGTTCCTGGGCCTGGACGAATGATGAAATCCCCGCAGGCAGCTATCGTTTGGGGCCACTTAACGATGAGATATCGCCACTCTTGCTTTATTGACTGGGGTGAAGAGACCGCGTCATCAATGATAGCCTGCAAGGATGCGGCGACTGCATTATCCAGATTGATGAATTTAAGGACCGATCGCAGGGATTCACGTTGCAGCTCGATTTCCAAGTCTTCATAGCCTCCTTGCAGCAGGCGTTTCCACCTATGGGTATCAGACGCGCGATAGTGAATCAGATGGAAGCTGCGATCTGGCATCTCGAAGTCGCCCTTCGCAATGAGCGCACGCTCCAGGCGATATTCCTTGTCGGAGATCTTGTCTTTGGTTGGAAAGACGTGGCGGGCGCGTTGGAAGTAGAAATGAAAGCTATTTTGGAAGGCCTTATCTTCGGTATGGCTCCATGCGGTTTGCTTGTCTGGAAGGTAGGTATCGAGGATGCCTGAAAATTTCAGAAGAAACTCGATCTGACCGTCGAAAAAGGGATGCCTTTCAGCTTCATGGAGGACGGGCCACCAGGAGTCGTTGCGTTTAAGAAGCTGAGCCTTGAGCTGTTCTTCACGGATCTGTTGTGTATCAAATCCTCCAACCTCTAGGGATGACGCAAAATGCTCCACGATGTTGTCTGCCTCTTTGATCAGACTGGCGATGGATCTCTGGCTGCGGTTGAAATAGTCCAGGGTGTAGCGGGTGTTTACAGCAAGATTGTGAATGATCCGCATCCACTCTCCAAAGGCTTCTGGATCTATTTTGTTAGGCAGGGTGTGATTAACATGATAAGCAGCATAAGCGGACAGGCGCACAAGCTCCGCATATTCCAGCGGTTTGGCATTGTTGAGCAAGGTCTCAAAAAAGGCTTTTTCATCGAAGGGATGTTTCTCAGGGAGCCAGCTTTGGAACTTGGATGACAAGCCGCACCAACGATCTAACAGCACCGTGAGGGTGATGATGAAAAGTTTATCTGCGGACTCGATGAACAGAGAGCTTGTCAGGCTTGTTTCGTCTTGGTTCAGAGCCTTCACCCGTTCTTCCCATCGGGCGTCACCGGTCGGTCGGGTAATGATGGCTACGGCTCGGACAAGACGCATGACCTTATCGTCGAAGAGGGTTTCGGGATCCCGGTAGTTCCAAAAAAGGTCGGTCCATTTCTTGTCGATGCGGTTGCTAAAATGCTGTTTCAAGGAGCCTTGGCTGCCATCGGGCAAAAGAGTGTCGTTCTGAAACAGCTCACCGATCTTTTCTTCCAGCCGGGCCTTAAAGGTCTCGAAAACGGTCAGGGGCTTTCCCCGTGCGTTCATTTTGATATAAAGGTCATCGGAAAGATTGAAGCGGTCCAGATTCAGCAGTTGAAAGGTGATGTTGCTGAGGCGGCAGTAAGCATTTTTGCTGTCATGGAAGTGTGCATGGATGGTGTCCAGCATTGTGAGCGCCCCTTTGATCGTCAGATCATAATGCCAAGCATTGAAAAACCAGGACTGGTCCGTAATGATCTCTGTCAGCTTTTTTGAGCCGGGCATGGGACCGGGGTTGAAGGCGACCAGGGCATCAAAGAAATCCGTGGAGCTGGGGCGGACTGCATAGGTGAAGCGGGATCTTCCCTCGTGCCGCATTCTGGAGGAAAAATCAGCATACTGGCCTTCATGACATGCCAGATACCAATGCAGCAGCAAGAGGGTGGTCAGGCGTTGCTGACCATCCAGGGGACAGAACGCCTTCTCGTTGTCCTGGCTGCCGTAAACGAAATCCAAATCCAAGGCAGGGGATTCTGTGGTCAGGGCTTGGTGGATGGATTGGAGAAACAAGGTGCGAACTTCAGAGGCGGTTTCCCGCCCTTGGGCGTAATCGCGCTGAATGAGGGGGATTTTGACCTTCTCCTGTGTTTGAATGAGGCCGTAAAAACTGGTTCGTTTGCCGTTCATGGTTTGTCTCCCGTACTGAAAAAGGTGGTGAGCGTGTCGATGATCTCCTGCTGATAACTGTCATGGTCGTGTGGCTTCCACCTCATCATGTCATCCACCTCCGAGCTATAAGTCTTGAGAAAGACATTGCGGGTGCAAAGCGGGACAAACACGCCGTTCTGATCGAGCTCTAAAATGCGTTGCCGCTTGGTTGGAAAAGGTGCGTTTTTGTAACTGCGGTTCGTTCCTTCATCGAGAAGGGCGAGGTTGCCAATGCTGTTCTCCGTTTCTTTATCGTTATCCCCTTCGTCTATCGTCATCAGCTCTTCGTAAAGGGCGACGAAGGCGTCAGTGTTCCATGGCTTGGCACTGAGAAGGGTGTCAATGCGTGCTTTGAAAGGGGTGCCTATGGATGGCGAAATCGTGGACAGGTATTTGCGTTGATCCGCCTCAGATTGCGGAGGGTCCGATGCTACAGATCGGACATGCTCGATGTCCCAATTGGAGTTCTTGTAATGGTCGAAAGAGAAACGCTGATTGGAAGCAGCGTGACGCAGCATGGTGGAAAGATTGAAAAGCAGGAGCGTGCTGCGGACTTTGGGATCTCCATACTCCAAGCCAGAGACGAAAGTTTCTATCGATGCTTTATCCATGTTTTTCGAGTGAGAAATTAGCGAGCCAAAGATCTTGAGGATGAGGTGGCGGCGGAAGGCGCTTTTCGACAGGCCTGCGCCTTCATTGCGAAGGGTGAGAATGCTGGATCCGTGAATGATGAGGTAACCGATGAGATGGAAGAGCTGGCGGTCATGAAACCACTCTTCCAATGTGTGGAAAAGCTGGCGGATCTGTTGCCACATGGC
Protein-coding regions in this window:
- a CDS encoding GmrSD restriction endonuclease domain-containing protein, with translation MNGKRTSFYGLIQTQEKVKIPLIQRDYAQGRETASEVRTLFLQSIHQALTTESPALDLDFVYGSQDNEKAFCPLDGQQRLTTLLLLHWYLACHEGQYADFSSRMRHEGRSRFTYAVRPSSTDFFDALVAFNPGPMPGSKKLTEIITDQSWFFNAWHYDLTIKGALTMLDTIHAHFHDSKNAYCRLSNITFQLLNLDRFNLSDDLYIKMNARGKPLTVFETFKARLEEKIGELFQNDTLLPDGSQGSLKQHFSNRIDKKWTDLFWNYRDPETLFDDKVMRLVRAVAIITRPTGDARWEERVKALNQDETSLTSSLFIESADKLFIITLTVLLDRWCGLSSKFQSWLPEKHPFDEKAFFETLLNNAKPLEYAELVRLSAYAAYHVNHTLPNKIDPEAFGEWMRIIHNLAVNTRYTLDYFNRSQRSIASLIKEADNIVEHFASSLEVGGFDTQQIREEQLKAQLLKRNDSWWPVLHEAERHPFFDGQIEFLLKFSGILDTYLPDKQTAWSHTEDKAFQNSFHFYFQRARHVFPTKDKISDKEYRLERALIAKGDFEMPDRSFHLIHYRASDTHRWKRLLQGGYEDLEIELQRESLRSVLKFINLDNAVAASLQAIIDDAVSSPQSIKQEWRYLIVKWPQTIAACGDFIIRPGPGTASLLEGRDGRSKHFELYSYVLYLDLLSEKHKKGKLTPFSNPGYHPTRSETPCAYLNWKLSDRCIIALDITFQNHAFGLSLFQRHSQTMRKDVSDAFQTIGFAPDENNRLHRQVMRGAIESAIDDIVRTARNHRDTHSPS
- the hpf gene encoding ribosome hibernation-promoting factor, HPF/YfiA family: MQKHNVNLPIVVTGRHIEITDAIREYSHKKIESLHLDYPRIIEAKIILDVEHHRQIAEIILFCADHIHIEVKSTTEDIYASIDESISKIARRMRKFKTRLLKSHRPRKDGSIRHLEQKVFHADDLHGEVETVEHSYIHQEQYKVRPLYPDEAIMDLEINDRPFVVFHNQTTHRLAIMFRRKDGEYGLIEPEDKAAAIAA
- a CDS encoding LptA/OstA family protein, which gives rise to MRTLFTIATALGCMVLSASGQGATRMSTPTTDQKKQLQDAAEKLRQAQSNGELDKAKETARGLMGNLPGNLTDAAKAAMQSPEIKAQAAEAAKAAAKTLLPEAQRMLDARNEANADAPPAGTTATTTPADQPPAAEGPKPMLLQPLNDAPPEASAARKPVVVIEADNSVFNPDTGILIYTGNVRARHPQFYIECEELIVHLNQEEQNKKKEPQANKTDPILSKKKGAAEKPNPVNKAIASGPMVRIEKVSPEGELQRAFCRNAVYDGVSGLITMRDNPQVQTGNVMQSAISPDTIMTFDQKGKFNSNRPTRTVILNEDQ
- a CDS encoding DUF1501 domain-containing protein; amino-acid sequence: MKTELLRLSDHNRRQFMLTTAKTALGVSLLPGLSSKMAAAEGASVSGPGTAGFGKAKHVIFLWMNGGMTHLDTFDPKTGATKGPGEAIKAKAEGIDYLGGYLPKLAENASKLSIIRSMSSKTGVHESGTYIMKTGYEPRSTIVHPCMGVWATHFLGNIKGVTLPDSVIVNSGSAYPGAGFFPPAMSPIPISNPETGLQNIKPTTDDSMFGKRIGLMNEFDSSFRKKFQTEDVKAYTEFYDETLKLMKSEDLKAFDLTQETAETREKYGRTNFGQGCLLARRLVESGVRFVEVQMGGWDMHNTIDNGMTNNGTTLDNGFAALIQDLDAKGLLDSTLVVLGSEFGRTPDINENDGRDHYPLAYSTVFAGGGTKRGFAYGATDKEGRRPADKQTSPQDFLATIGHAMGLPVDEVVMSPSNRPFTVADKGTPVVDLFA
- the kdsA gene encoding 3-deoxy-8-phosphooctulonate synthase; protein product: MLPLPVVKVGSVPVDGTQPLFILGPCVIESEEFIWEVAERLGAIANSLRLKWVFKASYDKANRSAISSYRGLGVKDGCRILAEIGRKLGVPVTTDVHSPEEAKIAAEHIDLLQIPAFLSRQTDLILTAGETGRAVNVKKGQFMAPWDVKNIAEKLISTGCENFLFTERGTTFGYQNLVTDMRSLYWMRELGYRVIFDATHSVQRPGGLGTTTGGDGKLAPVLARAAVAAGCDGVFMETHPNPAKAFSDGPNQVPMSDIAMVVEKLRRIHTLVTEEA
- the lptB gene encoding LPS export ABC transporter ATP-binding protein; this translates as MQSSPSHSEGEDERSILLHTEGLKKVYDGRAVVNGVDIEVKSGEIVGLLGPNGAGKTTTFYMIVGLVRPNGGKVIFDGNDATEQPMFKRARLGMGYLPQEESIFRRLTVKENILAVMETQNYTKQERQDQCQQLMEKFGIDHVADNLALTLSGGEKRRLTIARSLVTEPKLLMLDEPFSGVDPIAVSEIQDIIRMLRRAGLAILITDHNVRETLNIVDRAYLIYEGQVRRHGTKDFLVNDPEARRLYLGEDFTM